The following DNA comes from Drosophila subpulchrella strain 33 F10 #4 breed RU33 unplaced genomic scaffold, RU_Dsub_v1.1 Primary Assembly Seq357, whole genome shotgun sequence.
cgcgacgcgatcgtcctgcaggtgtctacttcggttaggcacaaacagtacaaatcggtccttttcaggaccacAAATTACAATCAATGAGATACTAATTTTTATCTGCAGGCTTCaacgttaaaataaaaaaataacttttcgACTCGTTCCTTCGTAAGTGGAGTTAATAATTGTATGTAACTTTTTGTTATTTGATAGAAATTAGAAttgataaaatcaataaatattggatTGGGTGGGCGTTTTTAATGCGATGGAGCTGCTATGCGGCAGGGATGGTCAGACTTTCAAGCatcagaaaaaaacaaaaaaatattacatgcgAGATGAACAAAAATTAGCTAGGCTTGTGAATATATTTgcttaataaaacataaacagatttaaaaatacattttttatattttctttttaatgttaaGTGCAACCTCcacgatatttttatatgggacacaaaaaaaactgcttataggtatatatattcctgaatttatatatcgttttttgtaatattagatttatttaatagattaGATTCAATTTGATTGTACTTTTGGTATTATCAcgttttttcaaaattttcgTTATAAATGTCGGCATGTTTTTAGAAAGGGAGGGTTATGTGGGACAACCACGATCAACATTAGACATTCAAGCATCaataaaaaatcgaaaaaacttttaaacgctatctgaaaataaatcatatgcgttaatgaatgcataatgctttataaaaaacaagaaaaatattattaagtatattttttagatttttttctttaatgttTAACTTGAGTGCGGCCTCAATGGGATTCATACATGAAACACATATTagcaaattttgtaaaaactgcTTATAAACATGAATCCAATGCTGTACTGTCTTGAGCAAAGACATGATATATCTAAGAAAACAtcgaataaatacaatattttaaaagatttatatttttaacagtcAGAAAACCATTGCCGAATGTAGCTTGATAGCCAACTTCGTACGTAGCCAAGGGACAACTTGgaacaagtaataaaatacctaaactaatgataagtaaatataattgtagtacttatttaagtaaaaggttcaaatttattttttcattagcaagttacaaatatttttaagatatcatattttaaaatgggtttttaagaaaattgctCATGTTACGAATGTCTATGTTGAAGTTGATAAGGCAATAAAAGGTCGCAAAAACAAGATACTtacattttgaaaacattaccTGCTTAATAGATCATTTTAAGAATGTAAACAATAAAAGATTGTTAAGTTTTAGAATCTTAAgcactaaaaataagaaaatatgtttgcacttcaaacaaataatagcagaGCAAATGCCTGATGTTAAAGTGCTCTCCTCCTCGATTCTCATCCGAACGAAGGGAGGTTGGTAATAAGCGCGCGGCCCATTTTCTATAcgaaaaagtgtattttagtgaagaaaaatgtctgattcTGCAGTTGCAACGTCCGCTTCCCCAGTGGCTGCCCCGTCAGTGTCAGTTGAGAAGAAGGTGGCCACCAAGAAGGCATCTGGATCCGCTGCCCCAAAGATGAAAAGGGCTGCTGCCCCGCCATCGCATCCGccaactcaacaaatggtgGACGCATCCATCAAGAATTTGAAGGAACGTGGCGGCTCATCGCTTCTGGCAATTAAGAAATACATCACTGCCACCTATAAATGCGATGCCCAGAAGCTGGCTCCATTCATCAAGAAATACTTGAAATCCGCCGTGGTCAATGGAAAGCTGATCCAAACCAAGGGAAAAGGGGCGTCTGGCTCATTTGAACTGTCGGCCTCCGCCAAGAAGGATCCGAAGCCGAAGCCTGCGTCTGCTGAGAAGAAGGTGAAAAGCAAGAAGGTAGCCGTCAAGAAGACCGGATCCACCGCCAAGAAAGCTGCCGCCGGAGCTGACGAGAAGAAGCCCAAGGCTAAGAAGGCTGTTACCACCAAAAAGACCGCAGAGAAGaagaaaaccgaaaaggcAAAGGCCAAGGATGCCAAGAAAACTGGAACCGTAAAGGCGAAGCCAACAGCAGCGAAGGCCAAGTCGATCGCAGCGAAGCCAAAGGCGGCGAAAGCACCAAAGGCCAAGCCAGCGGCGTCTGCTAAGCCCAAAAAGGCGGTGAAAAAAGCAGCTGCTCCTGCTACCGCTAAAAAGCCGAAAGCCAAGACTACGGCTGCCAAGAAGTAAATTGTGCAAAAGTACAGTACCTGGTACCTGCTCGCAATCGGCTATTTTAGATTTCGATATCTGAAATTAGTTTAAACAAGCCCTTTTCAGGGCTACAACGTTCGTTAACAAGAGAAAGAtactttcaatttaaaactttgtacattttacttatccaattattttgttaggccgttagcattttttttttaaagaagtgtGGCCGCATTGATTTCAGCAGCTGTACAGAGTATCTTAAAATGCAAGTCAAAGAATGTTCCTCGCCACTTTTTGCAGAAACTCGTTATCAATCGATGTTCATGATTTAATAACTATACTATAAAGCTCCAGAATAagttttcagaaaaaaaaacacaaattgaaCTTATATCACGAATTTGATTGGCAAATGGTATATTGAAAATGTAGTTTCTTTGGTAAAATGTGTTGTGGCCCTGAAAAGGGCCGTTTTGGATCTTTCTGCCCATACGCAGCAAGAGAAAATTACTTGGAGCTGGTGTACTTGGTGACAGCCTTGGTTCCCTCACTGACGGCGTGCTTGGCCAACTCTCCGGGCAGGAGCAGGCGAACAGCCGTTTGGGATCTCCCGACTGGTTATGGTCGAGCGCTTGTTGTAGTGAGCCAGACGAGACGCCTCGGCAGCAATGCGCTCGAAGATATCATTCACAAAGCTGTTCATGATGCTCATTGCCTTCGACGAAATGCCGGTGTCAGGGTGGACCTGCTTCAGGACCTTGTAAATGTAGATGGCGTAGCTCTCCTTCCTCTTtgcgcttcttcttcttatCGGTCTTTGTGATGTTCTTCTGGGCTTTGCCAGCCTTCTTGGCTGCCTTTCCACTAGTTTTCGGCGGCATTATTCACTTCACTTATGATTTCACAAACACAACTCACTGATTCATAATGGTGCCCAAGCGCGTTCagctttatactttttttcgaGCAATGTTTTCAGGTCTAAGGCACCCACCCCTAAATGAACGCGCAGGCAGAcgcaaaagtataaatatgtgGCTACCCGGGGCTCGTCGAGCATTCGTTTTCAGTGTGTAAAGTGAACTAAGTGAAATACTCgtaaagaaaaatgtctgGTCGTGgaaaaggtggcaaagtgaagGGAAAGGCAAAGTCCCGCTCTAACCGTGCCGGTCTTCAGTTCCCAGTGGGCCGTATTCACCGTTTGCTCCGCAAGGGCAACTATGCCGAGCGAGTTGGGCCGGCGCTCCAGTTTACCTGGCTGCTGTGATGGAATATCTGGCCGCTGAGGTTCTCGAATTGGCTGGCAATGCTGCTCGTGACAACAAGAAGACTAGGATTATTCCTCGTCATCTGCAGCTGGCCATCCGCAACGACGAGGAGTTGAACAAACTACTCTCCGGCGTCACCATTGCCCAGGGTGGAGTGTTGCCCAACATCCAGGCTGTTCTGTTGCCCAAGAAGACCGAGAAGAAGGCTTAAACGTTTTTAAATGCGGAGCCTACTACATACttgtacataaaaaataaaacccaaccgtccttttcaggacgaccaagtttttaccaaagaagtgaagattttccaatacgtatattatatcattaaaacaagaaatgtcGTTGAATAGCACTTGGTCAGAAATAAGATCTGGAATGTTCTAAGAAGTTCGTCGCCAAAAAGACGCATTTCCGTTAATGCTGTATCTGCAAGCGGTACAGCCTCTACAAAATACATACCTGAACCCATacccatttgaaatttaattttggttcAATGCAATATGTATATGCAGTATCAACTTTCGAGTTCCCGGTCAGTAtgccaataaatcaaaaattatttgaaaatttgtctccttcgaaaatttgaatggtggtcctgaaaaggaccgatTGCTGAATGAAGTACAAGCTGTACTAGTTTTTTAACCGCCGAAGCCGTACAGGGTGCGGCCTTGCCTCTTCAGAGCGTACACAACATCCATGGCTGTGACAGGTCTTCCTCTTGGCGTGTTCGGTGTAGGTGACGGCATCGCGGATAACGTTCTCCAAGAACACCTTCAGAACGCCACGTGTTTCCTCGTAAATGAGTCCCGAGATGCGCTTCACACCGCCGCGACGAGCCAAACGGCGGATTGCTGGCTTAGTGATACCCTGGATGTTATCTCGCAGCACTTTGCGATGACGCTTGGCGCCTCCTTTTCCCAAGCCTTTGCCTCCTTTACCGCGACCCAGTCATATTTCACTATTTTCTACTGTTAACACACTGCACGAAACGAAAGTCACTGAAGAACTAATTCCTGATTTTCGACGCACTCttatttatacctaaaaccccAGAAACACGAGCGAGTCCGAACGATATGTGCGTCCCGCTCTTCGCTCACCGCTCTCTGCTCGACAAGTGAGATGGCCTCTGCTTCCCTCTCTTTTCAACCCTCCTCGTTTTGCTATATAAGTAGGTAGCAAATGCAGCTATCgtttattgtgttttgaaACGTGAAGTGAACGTGAACTCGAAAATGGCCCGTACCAAGCAAACCGCTCGGAAAATCGACTGGTGGCAAGGCGCCACGCAAACAACTGGCTACTAAGGCCGCTCGCAAGAGCGCACCAGCCACCGGAGGCGTGAAGAAGCCCCATCGGTATCGCCCTGGAACTGTTGCCCTGCGTGAGATCCGTCGATACCAGAAGAGTACCGAGCTCCTGATCCGCAAGCTGCCTTTCCAGCGTCTGGTGCGTGAAATCGCTCAGGACTTCAAGACTGACCTGCGATTCCAGAGCTCGGCAGTGATGGCTCTGCAGGAAGCTAGCGAGGCCTATCTGGTTGGCCTCTTTGAAGATACCAACTTGTGCGCCATTCATGCCAAGCGTGTCACCATCATGCCCAAAGACATCCAGTTGGCCCGTCGCATTCGCGGCGAGCGTGCTTAAGTGTGCGTGCTGCCAATGCGCTAACATACTTTGTACAAatcggtccttttcaggaccacAAATTACAGTCAATgagatacaaatttttatctgCAGGCTTCaacgttaaaataaaaaaaaaacttttcgacTCGTTCCTTCGTAAGTGGAGTTAATAATTGTATGTAACTTTTTGTGATTTGATAGAAATTAGAAttgataaaatcaataaatattggatTGGGTGGGGTTTTTAATGCGATGGAGCTGCTATGCGGCAGGGATGGTCAAGACTTTCAAGCAtcagaaaaaaactaaaaaatattacatgcgAGATGAACAAAAATTAGCTAGGCTTGTGAATCTATTTgcttaataaaacataaacagatttaaaaatacattttttatattttctttttaatgttaaGTGCAACCTCcacgatatttttatatgggacacaaaaaaaactgcttataggtatatatattcctgaatttatatatcgttttttgtaatattagatttatttaatagattaGATTCAATTTGATTGTACTTTTGGTATTATcacgtttttcaaaaattttcgtTATAAATGTCGGCATGTTTTTAGAAAGGGAGGGTTATGTGGGACAACCACGATCAACATTAGACATTCAAGCAtcaacaaaaaatcgaaaaacttttaaacgctatctgaaaataaatcatatgcgttaatgaatgcataatgctttataaaaaacaagaaaaatattattaagtatattttttagatttttttctttaatgttAACTTGAGTGCGGCCTCAATGGGATTCATACATGAAACACATATTagcaaattttgtaaaaactgcTTATAAACATGCATCCAATGCTGTACTGTCTTGAGCAAAGACATGATATATCTAAGAAAACAtcgaataaatacaatattttaaa
Coding sequences within:
- the LOC119561504 gene encoding histone H1-like, whose protein sequence is MSDSAVATSASPVAAPSVSVEKKVATKKASGSAAPKMKRAAAPPSHPPTQQMVDASIKNLKERGGSSLLAIKKYITATYKCDAQKLAPFIKKYLKSAVVNGKLIQTKGKGASGSFELSASAKKDPKPKPASAEKKVKSKKVAVKKTGSTAKKAAAGADEKKPKAKKAVTTKKTAEKKKTEKAKAKDAKKTGTVKAKPTAAKAKSIAAKPKAAKAPKAKPAASAKPKKAVKKAAAPATAKKPKAKTTAAKK
- the LOC119561423 gene encoding LOW QUALITY PROTEIN: histone H2B-like (The sequence of the model RefSeq protein was modified relative to this genomic sequence to represent the inferred CDS: deleted 1 base in 1 codon); amino-acid sequence: MSIMNSFVNDIFERIAAEASRLAHYNKRSTITSREIQTAVRLLLPGELAKHAVSEGTKAVTKYTSSK
- the LOC119561505 gene encoding histone H4-like codes for the protein LGRGKGGKGLGKGGAKRHRKVLRDNIQGITKPAIRRLARRGGVKRISGLIYEETRGVLKVFLENVIRDAVTYTEHAKRKTCHSHGCCVRSEEARPHPVRLRRLKN